The Parcubacteria group bacterium genomic interval AATATTTTGTTGTTGCCTGTTTTTGTTTTTTATGCGAAGATACAGATACTAATAGTTGCTAATCTAAAAGCGAATGTATTCGAATTTATTGGATTTACATTCGCGATTATTTGCGTATATGCAAAAAAAAACAAAAATTGTGGCCACAATCGGCCCAGCTTCGGAAAAAATAGAAATCCTTAGAGAAATGATAAAAAACGGAATGAATGTTGCCCGTCTTAATTTTTCACACGGAGATTATTCAAGCCACAAAAAAATCATAGAAAATATCCGCAATCTCTCAAGAGAACTGGGTGAAAATGTGGGCATTATAGCCGATCTTCAAGGACCGAGAATCAGGACTATTGTCGATGAAAATTTTGAAATAAAGCCTGGTGAAAAGGTATTAGTTTATTCTGTTTCAAGAGATGCTCAAATTCCAAATCTCAATGACAAAGATTTGAAAATTTTTGGTTTGGATTATCCGGAAATTATCAAGGATATTGAAGTTGGAAATGAAATATTGATTGAAGATGGGCTACTTAGTGTGAAAGTTATCGAGAAAAACAGCGATTTTTTGAAGGCGGAAGTGGTGAACGGAGGTGTTATTAAAAATGAAAAAGGGGTTAACATTCCAGATGCCAAACTAAAGATTCCTCCCATAACTGAAAAAGACGGGAAGGATCTTGAATTTTCACTCAAAAATGAAGTAGATTTTATAGCGATGTCTTTCGTGAGCAATGCAAAAGATATTGAAGATCTCCGGAATAAAATAAAAAGAATTCTGAATCGCGATAATAATCTTCCTCAAATTGTGGCGAAAATAGAAAGAAAAGAAGCAATTGAAAATTTGGATGAAATAATTTCGGCGACGGATGCGGTAATGGTAGCCAGGGGGGACTTGGGAATCGAGATGAAGGAAACAAAAGTGGCAATTCTTCAAAAAGAAATAATCGCTAAAAGCATAAATAATTTAAAACCGGTCATTGTGGCTACCGAGATGCTTAACAGTATGATTCAAAATCCCAGGCCGACCAGAGCGGAAGTAAGCGATGTGACCAATGCTGTTATTGACCATGCGGATGCAGTAATGCTATCGGGAGAATCGGCCAATGGAAAATATCCGGTGGAGACAGTCAAGACTATGGCAGAAATTATTGAAAATACAGAAGAGTCCCCATACGATGATATTGGCAATTTCAATATCAATCAGGAGCTTTCGAATGAATATGTTAATTTTATAAAAAATTCCTGCAGTCTGCTTCTCAATTCAAATGCCAAAGCGGTGGCCATTCTTAGTCGGGGAGGATTTACGGCTAGAGTCATTTCCCATTTCAGGCCTGTCCAACTGATTTTAGTTGGAACTAATAACGAAAAAACCTGTTATCAATCATCTTTAGTTTGGGGTATAAAAGCCTTTCTTTTCAAGAATGGAAAAATTGAAGAAGTAGTTGAACATTTGCTTAAAAAAGCTCAAGATGATAAATTACTGGGAATTGGCGATAAAGTTGTTTTGATAGGAAAGAATGACGATCGGAATCATCGGTTTGTGAATATCCGGGAAATTCAGTAATATTTATTTTTTTGGAGGCGTCGCATAGTGGTCTAGTGCACTTGCTTGGAAAGCAAGCATATCGCAAGGTATCAGAGGTTCGAATCCTCTCGCCTCCGCATCATACATTTTTTATCGTGCAGACCGATGAGCCTGAAAGCTTGTCGGTAAGCAACATTAAAAACCGCCTCAAGCGGTTTTTATGTTACTTCGGAAAATTATCTCACAAAGCGTAAGGAGTGCTTTTTAGCTATTGATAATTTTTTTCAACTCTTTTAAAATTTCAACCATCGCTAATGTGTCCAATCGGCAATATTTAAGCAAGTCATCGTAGATTTCTTTTCTTCTCTTCTCTGCGGTTTTTTCACTAACCATTTCATACCAACTATTTGAAGCTGTCATTCCTTCGTGAATATTAAGTTCTCCGTAAGAAAGACTTGGAACAAGAACTGGAAGAACTTTTTTAAGCGAAGCACTTCCCAAAAAATCTTTGTGAATATAGAATCCTTTTTTGAAAACAGCCATCAAGTCATACATCCTTTCATTGATATCTTTGAAAAATTCCGCATATTCTTTCGCTCTTTCTCCCATGCCCTTGTTGCAATTTTTCTCAAATCCCATATTCCAAGCCATGGTAGTCCCGTCTTTCCCAATCAGTTTTTTCAAAGACTCAGCCAATTCTCTGGTTGGGTCAGTCAGGCTTTTTGCCAAATAGGCATGATGTTCCAGTTTGGAATCGGCCGACTTTTGAATGTGCAGAGAATATTGAAAAACGATATTTTGATAAGGTTTGTATCCGTCAAAAATAGGAATGGGCAAAGCGTAGGTTTCATAATCCAAAAAGTAAATCGGATATTTGATTTGATTCAGTTCATTTTTTATTTCTTCTTTATCAATACTAACCACGTCGTATTTAATGGCATGAAAATGTTTGCTGAATCTTTCCGTTATATATTCCTCGGGGATATTTTCAATTTCCAAAATTCCGTCATCCAACAGTTTATTGATTGTTTTTTCCGAAAGTTTTCCAATAATGGAGTAGATTGATTTCGGAGGAATGCCCTGCAAGCAATATTCTTTAAACATACATTCGTAGGGATTGTTGCATTGTTTCACCGGTCTAACATTCGGTTCATTTTTGTTTTTCAGTATTTTGGACAAAACGCCAATGGGAATCCCTGAACTTTTATGAAGATGAAAATGAAGTGATTGCGATACGCGATAAGCATAGAGATAAAATGTATACTTTTATTGCCCCGGTAGATTACGAGGATAAATTAATTCGAGATGCTATCAGCATTGCTTTTGTACGGATTGCTCAAAAAGGAAATATTCTAGCAATCAATGAAATCACGATGCTCCTTCGCTACACTGTTGATTTATGGATTGAGCATTGTTATCAGCTTCGTTCCTGGAAAGGCTATGAATCGGAAATCAAAGAACAACTTGAAGCATGTATCAGGAGATATCGCTTTACGGGTTCATTTATTGCATATCTTTTTAAGACTCTTGAATACAGAGGAAGAGGTCTAAGATTTATCTATTCCTACTCATTAGATGATCGAATGCTCCTCGGCGAGAAGCGGAGGATTGAGAATGTTGTCCAAGATGCTGAGACTGGCGAGATATCCTATTTTAAGCCATTCTAGCTTACATTTGGACGCTAGCGTGTCTTATTCCTCAAAATAAGACATATGCTGTCTCGTGTCTCATTTGTCTCATTTGGTCTCCAAAGATGCGACCGAGGAGCCTCAAATCACGCGTATGGACGAATCGTCAAAAAACCCTTATAATTCTCTATATCTTAAAGTTCTAGACCGATGACGCCCGCATAAGCATAAAAAGAACTTCCAAACTTTTTTGTATAAGATTTTTTATGATATTTAGGCTAACGGTAAATGCAGAGTAAAGCGCGAGCCGATATTTTTGGTACTTTCCGCTGTAATATCGCCGTTCATTTTTCTGGCCAAACCTCTGGAGATCCAAAGACCCAGTCCCGTGCCCGAAACAGATTCGAGGCCATTATCTTTAATTCTGTAAAATTTTTCAAATAATTTTTCAATATCTTTCGAAGAAATTCCGACTCCGGTATCAGTCACGGTTATTAATAGTTCCTTGTTTTTTACTTTTGCTATTATTTCTATTTTTCCTTTCATTGTGTATTTTATGGCGTTGCTTACAAGGTTGATTAAAATTTGTTCTGTCCTTGCTTTATCGGCTTTAACCATAGGAATCGCAGACTCTGGATGTTTTATAGCTAAACCTTTTTGGGAGGCTTGAAACCTCATTTCTTCAAGTATCTTTTGAATGACGGGTTGAAGATTAAAAGCGGTAATTTTAAGGGGAATGCAAGTTCCTTCCAGCTTTGATATTTCTAAAATATCGGAAACCAAAGAGTCAAGCCTGTTAATGGAAGACTTCATATTTTTCAAATATCTGGCACTTTCTTCATCCATTTTATCTTTGTTTCTATCGCTTAATAATTCCAAATATCCCTTAAGGGCAGTGATAGGAGATCTCAGCTCATGGCTTGCCATTGAAATGAAATTATCTTTCATTTTATCCGCTTCTTTGATTTTGGAAAATGATTTTTTCATTGTAAATATCTAGGTTTTTAAATAATAATAAAAAAATACGGTGAAAAATTTAGAAATGGCAAAAATAAAAAATGCCATTTTTTTAAATCACGGCATTTACTTCAAATTTTATTATAGCATAGCATAATTATTTATTTTTGTAACGCGTGAGAACATCAAGGCAGGTTTGATTTATCCCCCCCCTTAATATAAGATTTAGGCAGGAAGAAATCAGGTCAATTTTGAAATTTTTTCTATCTGTGGTAGTAATATATTGAGCATATTAATTTTCTTGCATATTAGATGAATTCAGTTGTTCCAGATATTAAATCCCGAATAAATATTGTTGATTTAATCGGGGAGTATATTCGTGTACAAAAAGCGGGATCCAGCTGGAAAGGACTCTGTCCTTTTCATCATGAAAAAAGTCCTTCTTTTATGATAAATGAGGAAAAGCAGATTTGGCACTGTTTCGGATGCGGAAAGGGAGGGGATGTATTCGGATTTCTTATGGAAATTGAAGGGATTGAATTTAAAGAAGCGCTTAAAATTTTGGCTGAAAAGACAGGAATTGAACTCCCGAAATTCAGCAAGGATCAAGCGGAATTTGTTGATGACAGAAAAAAGACATTGGAAATTCTTGAATTATCAACCAAATTTTACGAAAAACAGCTTTGGGACGGAATGGGAAAAGAAAAGATATTAAATTATCTGCGAGAAAGAGGACTGAATAGCGACTCAATGAAAGAATTCAGATTGGGTTATGCGCCCAATGGATGGAAAAATTTGTTAGAATTTTTAACCAAGAGAGGATACAATACGCAGGATATTATAAAAACCGGTCTCCTGGTAGAGAAAAATAAAATTCCAAATTCCAAATTCCAAATTCCAAATTCTAGTTTTTATGATCGTTTTCGGGATCGGATTACTTTTCCGGTTATGGACGTAATGGGACAAGTAGTGGGATTTTCAGCCAGAGTTGCTCCGGGAGGAGATGAATCGCAAGCCAAGTATGTGAATACTCCGGAAACTTCCGTTTATCATAAAAGCAAAGTGCTTTATGGGCTGAGCAGAGCGAAACAGAACATAAAAACGGAAAACTCGGTTATAATTGTGGAAGGTAATATGGATGTGATTGCGGCGCATCAGGCCGGAATAAAAAACACGGTGGCGGTTTCAGGAACAGCCTTGACAGGAGAGCAGGTAGATATTCTCAAAAGATATGCAAGCGAAGTAAAAATGCTTTTTGATATGGATAGCGCCGGAGAAAAAGCCACCCAGAGAAGCGCAGAAATCTGTTTTCAAAAAGATATTAATGTTTCAGTGATAACTCTTCCGGAAGGGAAGGATGCGGCGGAATTAGTTCAAAAAAATCCGAAAAAGTTTGTTGAAACTATGGATAAAGCTACTCCGATAATGGAGTATTTCTTTAACAATTACTTTGAAAA includes:
- a CDS encoding HAMP domain-containing sensor histidine kinase, encoding MKKSFSKIKEADKMKDNFISMASHELRSPITALKGYLELLSDRNKDKMDEESARYLKNMKSSINRLDSLVSDILEISKLEGTCIPLKITAFNLQPVIQKILEEMRFQASQKGLAIKHPESAIPMVKADKARTEQILINLVSNAIKYTMKGKIEIIAKVKNKELLITVTDTGVGISSKDIEKLFEKFYRIKDNGLESVSGTGLGLWISRGLARKMNGDITAESTKNIGSRFTLHLPLA
- the dnaG gene encoding DNA primase, yielding MNSVVPDIKSRINIVDLIGEYIRVQKAGSSWKGLCPFHHEKSPSFMINEEKQIWHCFGCGKGGDVFGFLMEIEGIEFKEALKILAEKTGIELPKFSKDQAEFVDDRKKTLEILELSTKFYEKQLWDGMGKEKILNYLRERGLNSDSMKEFRLGYAPNGWKNLLEFLTKRGYNTQDIIKTGLLVEKNKIPNSKFQIPNSSFYDRFRDRITFPVMDVMGQVVGFSARVAPGGDESQAKYVNTPETSVYHKSKVLYGLSRAKQNIKTENSVIIVEGNMDVIAAHQAGIKNTVAVSGTALTGEQVDILKRYASEVKMLFDMDSAGEKATQRSAEICFQKDINVSVITLPEGKDAAELVQKNPKKFVETMDKATPIMEYFFNNYFEKYNKNKVGDKKIIAAELLNIIKNFGNAIEKNHWIKKLAQKLDVPENILIETLKKTEDRFNGPKTADKAKEKIISKTRVEILKEKIAGIMLNDGILWKEILIDPVRREYLFRDQKLVPILEKGSEARYKFENLISLVEDKEGKDFLQKIYFNTKYSMAEEEAEENDLSDLREQFLYCFNELKKELSKKKLGVLLCDIQKAEEIGDDEGKILLINEFNKLSKENK
- the pyk gene encoding pyruvate kinase yields the protein MQKKTKIVATIGPASEKIEILREMIKNGMNVARLNFSHGDYSSHKKIIENIRNLSRELGENVGIIADLQGPRIRTIVDENFEIKPGEKVLVYSVSRDAQIPNLNDKDLKIFGLDYPEIIKDIEVGNEILIEDGLLSVKVIEKNSDFLKAEVVNGGVIKNEKGVNIPDAKLKIPPITEKDGKDLEFSLKNEVDFIAMSFVSNAKDIEDLRNKIKRILNRDNNLPQIVAKIERKEAIENLDEIISATDAVMVARGDLGIEMKETKVAILQKEIIAKSINNLKPVIVATEMLNSMIQNPRPTRAEVSDVTNAVIDHADAVMLSGESANGKYPVETVKTMAEIIENTEESPYDDIGNFNINQELSNEYVNFIKNSCSLLLNSNAKAVAILSRGGFTARVISHFRPVQLILVGTNNEKTCYQSSLVWGIKAFLFKNGKIEEVVEHLLKKAQDDKLLGIGDKVVLIGKNDDRNHRFVNIREIQ
- a CDS encoding DUF2779 domain-containing protein, encoding MSKILKNKNEPNVRPVKQCNNPYECMFKEYCLQGIPPKSIYSIIGKLSEKTINKLLDDGILEIENIPEEYITERFSKHFHAIKYDVVSIDKEEIKNELNQIKYPIYFLDYETYALPIPIFDGYKPYQNIVFQYSLHIQKSADSKLEHHAYLAKSLTDPTRELAESLKKLIGKDGTTMAWNMGFEKNCNKGMGERAKEYAEFFKDINERMYDLMAVFKKGFYIHKDFLGSASLKKVLPVLVPSLSYGELNIHEGMTASNSWYEMVSEKTAEKRRKEIYDDLLKYCRLDTLAMVEILKELKKIINS